Part of the Paenibacillus sp. JNUCC32 genome is shown below.
GAACAGATGATGCGGATACTCCTTGCCAAGCAGGCTGGCGTAGGACGCCAGCGGCTCGGCCACTTTTTCCAGCAGAGTCTGGCCGCGCTGGTTCATCTGCTTCAGGTATACGCGCGCCGAAGCGGTGTTCACGAGCGTTCCCCATCCATCGGTGCGCTGGCTGCGGAGCTCTCCTTTGACGGAGGAAAGATCCTGCGGCAGCTTCTCGCGGACCGCTTTCAAGTAATCGTCGAAATTGGAGTGGATAAACTCCGTATCCGGATACAGCTTCTTCGCTGTACGAATGCCTTCCGGAAGATCAGTCTGAATCGGCTGATGGTCGCAACCGTTCATGTACAGCAGCTCAGGCGTGGAAGCGTACTTCTCGGCATCCGCCAGCTTGCGGTCCCAGAACGCCTTCGCCTCGGCTTCATCCACGGGAACTTCGTTGCCGTTGCTGTACCAGTTGGCAAACAGGATGCCCAGCACCTTGGAGCCGTCCGGACCTTCCCACATCAGCTCGGAGAACGAAGATTCATAGCCGCTGTCGGAGACGGTATTGTTAAAGCCCGTCGGCTTCACGCCCCGCCCGAAGAAGGCGTTATCGATGCCGGACTGGAGCATCAGCTGCGGGATTTGGCCCGTAAGTCCAAACGTATCCGGGAAATAACCGATTTTGGCAACCGTGCCGTACCGCTTCGCATCCTGGTGCCCGATCTGCATATTTCTCACGTTGGCCTCGCTGCTCGTCAGGTAAGCATCCTGCAGGATGTACCAAGGACCGATGATGATGCGGCCGTCCGTGATCAGCTTCTCCAGCTGTTCTTTTTTCTCAGGTCTTACCTGTAAATAATCTTCGATAATAATCGTCTGGCCATCAAGGAAAAAGCTGCGGTATTCCGAGTCCTTTTCCATCGTCTCAAGCAAGCTGTCCATCAGCTCGATTAACCGCACATGGTGCTTTTCGTACGGCAAATACCACTCGCGGTCCCAGTGAGTATGAGAAATGATATGTGCCTTTCTGGATTGGTCCATCTCTACTTAGTCCCCCTTATGTTAGCCTTTCGATACGGTGATTTCGACTTCATCCGGACGGTACACCGATAACAGGTCGCCGCTCGCATCCACTGCGAACAAGACCGAGCGATCCGCCTCGAGCACGAATGAATAGGTAAGGCCGGTTGAAGGATCCTTCACCTCGACGTTCGCATCCCACGATTGCTCTGAGCCGAAGACGAAGAGCGCTCCTTCTTCAAACGTTACTTTGCGTCCGTATACGCCCGAATGTTCTCCGCCTTGATTCCAGATCAGCCCCGTGTCGGCTGCGGAAAGCTCCAATGCATGCCGGTACAAAGCCGAAATGGCGTCGATCCGGTCGTTCAGTTCTACCGGAAGCGGGCTCCAGAGCAGACGTCCTGCCCCAAGCTTCACGTCCACGATCGAGTCGCCGGCTGCGTCTGCCGGTTTAGCCCCGCTGCCTGCCGGAATTTCCTTGCTCAGCTCGGCAATCTTGCGGTGCCCATATGAAACGGGCCATGCACGATCCCCTAGGCGCAAGCTTTCTTCCCGGCGCACATTTGCCAGCTTGCGCTCGCCCAGCTCTGCGGTCATGCGATCAACCGGATGCCAGTAAGCATCCAGACCGATCGGACCGGTCAGGAGTAGCGTGGCTCCCGTTTCCTCCACGATCGTTATCAATTCGGCAAACGCCTGGTCATCCACATTGTGGGCGCTCGGCAGAATGATGAATTTTGCCGGATTGCTGCGCAGCGAGCTTAAATCATACTCCCCAACGGCACGGAACGGCACGTTCAGCTCGTAAGCAAGCGCGCGCGTCGCCTTCGTCGTCGCTTCAAACGCAAGCTTCCGGTTGGAGAAATCGTTGGAATAAGGGAAGATGACCGCGGTCTCTTCAAGCTTCCGGCCTGCAAACAAATCCCGGATGCCTTCCATGAAGGCGCCGAAATCATAGGATACGTCCGCTTCCGGTTTCTCCGTGCCATCGGCGCGGACAGCTCCGATATGCGATTCATTGGCATTATCCATGTAGAAGTTCGTGTTCCAGATCCAATGAATGGCTCCTGCGCCACCGGTAGAGAAAGCGTAAGCATACTTGCGCTCCAGCAGGTTCCGAAGCTCGGCTTCGCTCCGCTTCGCCCGGCCGTCCGGTGTTTCCACGTACATAATGCCCGTTTCCTGAATCAGGTTCGGTTTATCCGGGGTTTTGGCAAAGATGCCGTCCCAGATCAAATAGTCGTTGAACCACCAGGAGTGAACCGTCGTATAGTCCACGGCTTCGGCATAAAAGAACGGGGATGGACGCTGTGCGCCAAGCGCCTCGTCTTGTCCGACGGTCACCATATGATCCGGGCACACCGCTTTGATATCTTCATATAATTCCTTGGCCCAGCGGTTATGCATATCCATGGAGAACAATACATAATCGAGCCATTGCCCGCCCTTTTTCCCCTGGTGCATGTCTTGAACGTCAAAATTTATGGCTTGAGGCTCCGGAGGTACCACGGAGTCAAAACCCGGCAACTGATCGGCCGTCATGTTCCAACGTTCCTGTAAACGCTCAATCGAGCCGTGACGCTTTTTCAGCCAATCGACATAAGCCTGCCGCTCGAACGGATCCTTCGCCGAACGCGGACCGTCCGAGAAAATTTGCGGCGGATCGAACATGGAAGGCTCGTTGATCAGGTCCCAGTCCACATTCTTCGTGTCTTTGTGCCTTGTCACGATGGAACGTATGAAACGCTTCTGCGCTTCCACGCTTCGCGGATCGAGGTAAGGATTCTGGCCTTCCCATGTCTCCGGCGTGAAGGAGAAGAAGGTAAACGTTACCTGCAGATCATGCTTCTTCGCCGTTAACAGGAAGGCGTCAATCGAACGCATAACCTCCTCGGATGCATGCCCGTCCACCTGCATAATATTGCGATAAGCGGTCCAAATGCCGGTGCGGATCCAGTTGATGCCGGCACCCCGCATTTGCGCCATATCGCGATCCCATACATCCGTATTCGGAAGGAACAGGAATTTACGCGCGACATCGGACGTCATGTACGTCATGCCGACAACCGGCAGCGGACGGCCGTCCTTGATGAAGTAATCCCGGTTGCAGGTTACGGGCGAGCCTGCTTGCAGCAGCTGCGGATCAGCTCCCCAGAAGCCTTGTCTCAGCCTGCGGATTTCTCCGTCCGGCCCTTCGGCTTCGCACACCACGCGATAAGCTCCCGGCTTGATATCGAGCGCAACCGGGATGCGCTGTACATGAAATTGCCCGGTCACGTCGACGGTAACGGTATGATTCCATTCGGAAGATTCATCCCCGTCGTGCTTGACAGAGATGCGGAACTTCCAGTGCTGCGGCTCATGAATCGGCAGACTCCGGCCAAGCCTTTGGGCCTGCAGGGTCAGAATTGCGCGCTCGCCGGACTCGTAGGTCGCATAATTCGGCTTGATCCACAGCTCGGTAATCCCCTTCGCGCAGAATGCCGCCCAGCGGCGCACCTCTGCTCCTCCATC
Proteins encoded:
- a CDS encoding alpha-amylase family protein, with amino-acid sequence MSGRLIVFYDPSFPAAEAAGLPASAAALNAFDAVCGAEDLAEALASSGGQGASFVNLHAPYFPKSAWRAILDFLRNGGGLVSVGGAPFKRPVRKEDGAWVVEHEQTAYHQQLHIHEVLPVDSGRVDHLIASDVIPLMEGSRERLTVSVTWNLVPHVTKSSDLPHQMGSAGPMDTRIYPLLKGSTANGREVAAPVVLWENVGGPFLGGRWLFVNQPLTASFWEQDGGAEVRRWAAFCAKGITELWIKPNYATYESGERAILTLQAQRLGRSLPIHEPQHWKFRISVKHDGDESSEWNHTVTVDVTGQFHVQRIPVALDIKPGAYRVVCEAEGPDGEIRRLRQGFWGADPQLLQAGSPVTCNRDYFIKDGRPLPVVGMTYMTSDVARKFLFLPNTDVWDRDMAQMRGAGINWIRTGIWTAYRNIMQVDGHASEEVMRSIDAFLLTAKKHDLQVTFTFFSFTPETWEGQNPYLDPRSVEAQKRFIRSIVTRHKDTKNVDWDLINEPSMFDPPQIFSDGPRSAKDPFERQAYVDWLKKRHGSIERLQERWNMTADQLPGFDSVVPPEPQAINFDVQDMHQGKKGGQWLDYVLFSMDMHNRWAKELYEDIKAVCPDHMVTVGQDEALGAQRPSPFFYAEAVDYTTVHSWWFNDYLIWDGIFAKTPDKPNLIQETGIMYVETPDGRAKRSEAELRNLLERKYAYAFSTGGAGAIHWIWNTNFYMDNANESHIGAVRADGTEKPEADVSYDFGAFMEGIRDLFAGRKLEETAVIFPYSNDFSNRKLAFEATTKATRALAYELNVPFRAVGEYDLSSLRSNPAKFIILPSAHNVDDQAFAELITIVEETGATLLLTGPIGLDAYWHPVDRMTAELGERKLANVRREESLRLGDRAWPVSYGHRKIAELSKEIPAGSGAKPADAAGDSIVDVKLGAGRLLWSPLPVELNDRIDAISALYRHALELSAADTGLIWNQGGEHSGVYGRKVTFEEGALFVFGSEQSWDANVEVKDPSTGLTYSFVLEADRSVLFAVDASGDLLSVYRPDEVEITVSKG